The sequence below is a genomic window from Nitrosomonas sp..
TCAGAGTGGTATCCCGTTATTGCGTTTCGCCGATCTGGAACAGGATGGCGCGTTATTGGAAGCAGCGCAGGCCGTGGCCGATGAATTGCTCAATGATTATCCGCAATGGGCGCAGCGCCATGTGCAGCGCTGGCTGGGAGATAAAACGGAATACCTGCGTGTTTGAATAGAACATTCGGATACTGTGCAAGACATTGTTTTGGGATATGGGTTTTGTCAATTTTCGTGTACAGACTATTGTATAATGCCTAGCTTTATTTAAGGCCAATAACGTGCTTTGACTGATCAACCTGATTTAAATGACATTATCTTGTTCTATTGTCCTGAATCCGTATCATTGGCATGCGGTAACTTTGGTGGCTTATCGTGGATAAACTAAATACTGCGCATCCACTGGCGTGGCTTCCGGCATTAAGTGTCATTTCTCCCCGAATGCGTTACTGGCTGCAGGACCGTGGATCGCTCACTCGCCGCATTCAGGAGCGTTGTGCGCAGTTTTACGTTGAACCTGTGTTTCAGGAACTTGCGCGCGTAAATGGTGACGAGTTGATTAAAATGAGACTGCGTCCGGATGAATTGGCGGTAGTGCGGGAAGTTTACTTGTACTGCTGCGACAAACCGGTCGTATTTGCGCATTCGGTTGTACAGCGCAAGAACCTGCGTGGCGCATGGCGCAGTTTGAATGGCCTTGGTAACCGGTCGTTAGGCAGTATGCTGTTCACCAACCCCAGAATAAAACGCACGCCGCTCGAATTCAAAAAAGTCCGCAGGGGACATTTTTTATTTGACCGTGCTGTGTTGCGATTGAAGGACAAACCAACTCACCTATGGGCAAGACGATCGCTGTTTACTTTGCAAGGTCAATCGATTCTGGTGACTGAAGTATTTTTACCTGATATCCTGGATTTAACGTTGTTATGATTTCCGCCCAATCCGGCCAAACAAACCGATTCATACTTTATGTGCGCCTGATGAGGCTGGACAAGCCCATCGGCATTTTACTGCTGCTGTGGCCGATGCTGTGGGGGCTGTGGTTTGCGGCGCAGGGTTTCCCCGATTGGCATGTTTTGTTTATTTTTGTCATGGGCACCATTTTGATGCGTTCAGCCGGTTGCGTGATGAATGATTTCGCTGACCGTAAAATAGATCCGCATGTCGAACGTACTAAAGCCAGACCGATGGCGGCCGGGCTGGTCAGTTCCAAAGAAGCGCTGCTGCTCGCTGCGGGTTTGAGTCTTGTTGCATTTATCCTGATATTGCCGCTCAATCTGTTGACAATAGCGCTTTCGGTGCCTGCATTGTTTCTGGCGACTTCCTACCCGTTTACCAAACGGTTTTTCGCCATGCCGCAGGCGTATCTGGGCATTGCATTCAGTTTTGGCATTCCGATGGCATTCGCTGCGCAGACAAATGCGCTGCCTTCGATCATCTGGATATTGATGCTGGCTAATCTTTTCTGGGTAATCGCGTATGACACCGCGTATGCGATTGTTGACAAGCCGGACGATCTGAAAATCGGTATCAAGACATCCGCCATTACTTTCGGGCGTTTTGATGTGGCTGGCGTGATGATTTGCCATGCCTTGTTTATCGCCATTATGATTTATATCGGACAACTGCAGGCCATGGGTATGGCGTATTACGCCGGATTGTTGATTGCTGTGGGTTTGATGGGCTATCAATATACCCTGATTCGCGACCGCGACCGGGCGCTGTGCTTTAAAGCATTTCTGCACAACAATTATGTCGGCATGGTGGTGTTTATCGGTATTGCGTTCGATTTTCTGATTCGGTAACCAGATACCATGAAATATAAAGACCTGCGTGATTTTATCGCACAACTCGAAGCCATCGGCGAACTCAAGCGTATTTCTGTTGAAGTCGATCCCAGACTCGAAATGACTGAAATCTGCGATCGTATTCTGAAAGCCGAGGGGCCTGCGGTTCTATTTGAAAAGCCCAAAGGTCATGCCATGCCGGTGCTTGGCAACCTGTTCGGCACGCCGAAACGGGTTGCGATGGGCATGGGGCAGGCGTCCGTTGAAGCGTTGCGCGAAGTCGGCAAGCTGCTGGCCTATTTGAAAGAACCCGATCCGCCGAAGGGACTGAAAGATGCCTGGGCAAAACTGCCGGTACTTAAACAGGTCTTGAACATGGCGCCCAAAGTGTTGACTAGCGCGCCGTGTCAGGAGATCGTCTGGGAAGGCGATCAGGTTGATCTCGGTAAAATACCCATTCAAACTTGCTGGCCAGGCGATATTGCGCCGCTGATCACCTGGGGACTGACGGTGACGCGCGGGCCGAACAAAACCCGCCAGAATCTCGGCATTTACCGCCAGCAGGTGATTGCACCGAATAAAGTCATCATGCGCTGGCTCGCACATCGCGGCGGCGCGCTTGATTTCCGCGAATTCTGCCTGAAAAATCCCGGCCAACCGTATCCCATCGCCGTGGCATTGGGTGCTGATCCGGCGACGATACTCGGCGCGGTAACACCCGTTCCGGACACCTTGAGCGAATACCAGTTTGCCGGGCTCCTGCGCGGTTCCAAAACGGAAGTGATTAAATGCATCGGCAACGATCTGCAGGTGCCCGCGAGCGCTGAAATCGTGCTCGAAGGCGCGATCTATCCAGACGAAACCGCGCTCGAAGGCCCGTACGGCGACCATACCGGCTACTATAACGAACAGGAAACCTTTCCTGTCTTTACCATCGAGCGCATTACGATGCGGCGCGATCCGATTTATCATTCCACCTACACCGGCAAACCGCCCGACGAGCCTGCAATTCTCGGTGTCGCGTTAAACGAAGTGTTTGTGCCATTGCTGCAAAAACAATTTCCCGAAATCACCGACTTCTACCTGCCGCCCGAAGGCTGTTCGTACCGCATGGCAGTGGTGAGCATGAAAAAACAATACGCCGGACACAGCAAGCGCGTGATGTTCGGCATTTGGAGCTTTCTGCGCCAATTCATGTATACCAAATTCATTATCGTCACCGACGATGACGTCAACATCCGCGATTGGAAAGAAGTTATCTGGGTCATCACCACCCGCGTCGATCCCGCACGCGACACGCTCATTGTCGAGAACACCCCGATCGACTACCTCGATTTCGCTAGCCCGATCTCAGGCCTCGGCGGGAAAATGGGACTCGATGCCACCAACAAATGGCCAGGAGAGACCAACCGTGAATGGGGAACGCCGATTGTGATGGATGAGGCAATAAAAGAACGGATTGATAATCTGTGGATAAATTTGGGGTTGTAATCAACAGGGCGATCTACTGAGATTGAGTGATTGATCAAGCCCAACTCGTTTAATTTTTTTACTCTTTTATAGTTAAGTCCAATTAATAAATCAATGAAAAATCGCTAGTTTTTCCAACAGATGTGGCGATTGCTACAAATGGACTTCCCAGTCTTATGCGAGAAGAAGCTGTCACAGTCTTATCGTGAAGGAGAAAAAATTCCTCCAATCCATATCAATGGAGTTTGGTATGCCAAAACTCAACAAATCAGTAAAATGCTAGGATTAAGAATTTAAGAAGATTGGGGTTGCGAAGAAAATTGGCAAAATTAGAGTCGCCACATTCAACCTTCAAATGCACCATAAGCTAGCCTAAACATTTCGTAGGGAGTTTTGTAATTCAGACATTTTCGTGGACGATTGTTGATTAATTTTTCGATACGATTAATTTCAGCAGTTGTGATTTTGTTAGAGTCAGTGTTTTGGTAAATATCACCTGATTAAACCGTTCACCTGTTCTACTGAACCTTTTTCCCAGCTATGGTATGGCTCGCAGAAATAAGACTGAATGCCCAGTTTTTCATTGATTTCCTGATGCAGCACATTCTCGGAGCCGTTGCTGTAAGTAATGCTTTTAAGCAGTCTATCAGGGTGCCGGGATAATCAACGAATAGCCGCTGATTTTGTTTCCTGTACCGTTTTGTTCTTCATTAATGAAATTTCTTCAGGCGCTTGAATTTTGAATACGGGAAAGAAATAACCCTTTTCTTTGCACTGCGCCTTGTTGCAAAACACCACGATAGGGTTGTACCCGGCATTATCAAGTTGAAAGAGTGCTAGCGCTATTGATCAATTATGTGATTCCGGTTCTATAATTCTCTGTGTGTAAATAATGAAACTGTTAGATATTGGGATAATTTCAGCCTTGGTTTCATAGTATAGTATTAGATGTTTTATTTTTTGTAGATAGGTTTATATGAAGTTCTATATCCTGGCCGTGGGGAATAAGATGCCAAATTGGATTAATACTGCATTCTCCGAATACGAGAAACGTCTTTTCCAAGAGACCAGAATTCATTTGCTCGAAATCAAGCCTGAGAAGAGAATCGGCAGTAAGAATAAAGAACAAATACTATTAGCCGAAAGTCAACGGATAAAAGAGGCACTACCTTCCGGGTGTCGGCATATTGTATTGGACGAGCATGGCAAGCATTGGACAACGGCAGAACTAGCCAATAATATACGGAAATGGATGCAAGAAGGTGGAGATGTTGCTTTCATTATTGGGGGTGCGGATGGATTGCATGGTGAAATTAAAACATCAACCAAAGATATTTTTTCACTTTCCAGACTAACTTTTCCTCATGCGCTGGTTCGGGTACTATTGATAGAGCAATTGTATCGTGCTGTATCATTGATCAAGAATCATCCGTATCATCGCATATAATGTCAGAACAAGAAATTTCATTTTAAAATCATTATTCCGAGATTACTCACACTATGGCTTTCCCTGAAAACCGGATCTACCTCGCATCACGTAGTTTACGCAGGCGCGAATTGCTTAAGCAAATAGGGGTAAAATACAAAATTCTTCTGATGCGCGAAACCTTGAGTCGACCAAACGATATTGATGAAACACCGCTACAAAATGAATCACCTAACGATTATGTTTATCGCATAACCAACACAAAGGCAGAAGCAGGCTGGTTGCGTTTGACACAACGACAGTTGCCGCTATTACCCATCCTGGTAGCAGATACGGTTGTCTCGCTGGATGGATGTATTTTAGGAAAGCCAAAAAATCAAGCGCATGCAGAGGAAATGCTGACTTCTCTTTCTGGTCGCTCACATCAGGTGCTAACAGCCATTGGTGTTGTGTATAAAAATGAGATTCAAATCAGACTGTCAACAACAACTGTTCGTTTTCGTGAGATAACCCCGCAAGAAATGCGCTACTGCATCAGTTATGACAAGGCATATGATAAGGCGGGCGCTTATGCTATTCAAGGCCTAGCCGCTGCTTTTATAGTTGAAATTTGCGGCAGTTACAGTGGTGTTAAAGGTTTGCCTTTATTTGAAACATCACAGTTATTGGAAGAAGTGGGAATAGAAATATTTAAGTAAAATCATCTGCTTTTGCACGTAAATCCAACCATTAAGCCCGCGCATTCGTTTCGAGTTGCATTAATCTTTTATGGATAACGAAATTCTGATCAACATCACGCCCCAAGAAACACGAGTAGCTATACTGGAACAAGGTGTTACCCAAGAGTTGCATATTGAACGAACAAGCTGCTGTGGTATTGTTGGCAATATTTATAATGGACGTGTTAGTCGTGTTCTGCCTGGCATGCAATCGGCTTTCATCGATATAGGGCTTGAGCGTGCTGCTTTCTTGCATGTGGCTGATATATGGGAATCCAGCCATAATGGCGAATTGGCGAAACCGATCGAAAAATTACTTTTTGAGGGTAATAACATTCTTGTTCAGGTCGTCAAAGATGCCATTGGACTGAAAGGTGCACGCCTGTCTACTCAAATCAGTCTTGCAGGGAGAATGCTGGTATATCTTCCGCAAGAATCTCATATTGGAATTTCACAACGAATTGAAGACGATGAAGAACGTGAACTGTTACGCCAGAAATTAATGCATGTTTTGCCAGACAACGAGACAGGTGGCTACATCATTCGAACAATGGCAGAAGCAGCTGATGAGGATGATCTTCGCGCGGACATCGAGTATCTGCATAAGCTATGGCGGGATATACAAGAAACCGCTTTAACAGTTGCAGCTCCTGTATTGTTATATCAAGACCTGGATCTAAGTCACAGGGTGCTGCGCGATTTTGTAAATAAAAGTACTTCACATATACAAGTAGATTCTCGCGAGAACTATCAACGTTTGGCCGAATTTGCACGCAGTTATATGCCCAATATGGCTGATCGTATAACATTGTATACGGGTGAGCGCCCTTTGTTCGACCTTTATGGGGTTGAGGACGAAATTCAGAAATCACTGGCTAAACGTGTTAATTTGAAATCGGGTGGATATGTCATCATAGACCAGACTGAAGCGCTAACGACCATGGATGTTAATACGGGTGGTTTTGTCGGTGTACGTAATTTTGATGACACCATCTTTAAAACGAATCTAGAAGCTGCCCAGGTAATTGCCCGACAACTTCGTTTGCGTAATATTGGCGGTATTATCATTGTCGACTTCATCGATATGGATTCTGATGAACATAAGAATGCTGTGCTAAGAGAATTCAAAAAGGCACTCTCAAAAGATCGAACTCGAATGACTGTCAATGATTTCAGTCCACTAGGGCTCGTCGAAATGACACGCAAACGGATGCGAGAAAGTCTTTCGCATATACTTTGTGAATCTTGTCCAACTTGTGGCGGACGTGGAGAGATAAG
It includes:
- a CDS encoding chorismate lyase yields the protein MRYWLQDRGSLTRRIQERCAQFYVEPVFQELARVNGDELIKMRLRPDELAVVREVYLYCCDKPVVFAHSVVQRKNLRGAWRSLNGLGNRSLGSMLFTNPRIKRTPLEFKKVRRGHFLFDRAVLRLKDKPTHLWARRSLFTLQGQSILVTEVFLPDILDLTLL
- the ubiA gene encoding 4-hydroxybenzoate octaprenyltransferase yields the protein MRLDKPIGILLLLWPMLWGLWFAAQGFPDWHVLFIFVMGTILMRSAGCVMNDFADRKIDPHVERTKARPMAAGLVSSKEALLLAAGLSLVAFILILPLNLLTIALSVPALFLATSYPFTKRFFAMPQAYLGIAFSFGIPMAFAAQTNALPSIIWILMLANLFWVIAYDTAYAIVDKPDDLKIGIKTSAITFGRFDVAGVMICHALFIAIMIYIGQLQAMGMAYYAGLLIAVGLMGYQYTLIRDRDRALCFKAFLHNNYVGMVVFIGIAFDFLIR
- the ubiD gene encoding 4-hydroxy-3-polyprenylbenzoate decarboxylase, whose protein sequence is MKYKDLRDFIAQLEAIGELKRISVEVDPRLEMTEICDRILKAEGPAVLFEKPKGHAMPVLGNLFGTPKRVAMGMGQASVEALREVGKLLAYLKEPDPPKGLKDAWAKLPVLKQVLNMAPKVLTSAPCQEIVWEGDQVDLGKIPIQTCWPGDIAPLITWGLTVTRGPNKTRQNLGIYRQQVIAPNKVIMRWLAHRGGALDFREFCLKNPGQPYPIAVALGADPATILGAVTPVPDTLSEYQFAGLLRGSKTEVIKCIGNDLQVPASAEIVLEGAIYPDETALEGPYGDHTGYYNEQETFPVFTIERITMRRDPIYHSTYTGKPPDEPAILGVALNEVFVPLLQKQFPEITDFYLPPEGCSYRMAVVSMKKQYAGHSKRVMFGIWSFLRQFMYTKFIIVTDDDVNIRDWKEVIWVITTRVDPARDTLIVENTPIDYLDFASPISGLGGKMGLDATNKWPGETNREWGTPIVMDEAIKERIDNLWINLGL
- the rlmH gene encoding 23S rRNA (pseudouridine(1915)-N(3))-methyltransferase RlmH → MKFYILAVGNKMPNWINTAFSEYEKRLFQETRIHLLEIKPEKRIGSKNKEQILLAESQRIKEALPSGCRHIVLDEHGKHWTTAELANNIRKWMQEGGDVAFIIGGADGLHGEIKTSTKDIFSLSRLTFPHALVRVLLIEQLYRAVSLIKNHPYHRI
- a CDS encoding Maf family nucleotide pyrophosphatase; translation: MAFPENRIYLASRSLRRRELLKQIGVKYKILLMRETLSRPNDIDETPLQNESPNDYVYRITNTKAEAGWLRLTQRQLPLLPILVADTVVSLDGCILGKPKNQAHAEEMLTSLSGRSHQVLTAIGVVYKNEIQIRLSTTTVRFREITPQEMRYCISYDKAYDKAGAYAIQGLAAAFIVEICGSYSGVKGLPLFETSQLLEEVGIEIFK
- the rng gene encoding ribonuclease G translates to MDNEILINITPQETRVAILEQGVTQELHIERTSCCGIVGNIYNGRVSRVLPGMQSAFIDIGLERAAFLHVADIWESSHNGELAKPIEKLLFEGNNILVQVVKDAIGLKGARLSTQISLAGRMLVYLPQESHIGISQRIEDDEERELLRQKLMHVLPDNETGGYIIRTMAEAADEDDLRADIEYLHKLWRDIQETALTVAAPVLLYQDLDLSHRVLRDFVNKSTSHIQVDSRENYQRLAEFARSYMPNMADRITLYTGERPLFDLYGVEDEIQKSLAKRVNLKSGGYVIIDQTEALTTMDVNTGGFVGVRNFDDTIFKTNLEAAQVIARQLRLRNIGGIIIVDFIDMDSDEHKNAVLREFKKALSKDRTRMTVNDFSPLGLVEMTRKRMRESLSHILCESCPTCGGRGEIRTAQTICYEILRELLRESRQFNANEFRILASQQVIDLFLDEESQSLAQLGDFIAKPISLQVEETYSQEQYDVIIM